The following proteins are encoded in a genomic region of Coffea eugenioides isolate CCC68of chromosome 6, Ceug_1.0, whole genome shotgun sequence:
- the LOC113774442 gene encoding uncharacterized protein LOC113774442 produces the protein MSETETSEINSNTKSEETSNIPQTRDLQSIQVAYRLNGKNYLKWSQFVQTFLKGKGEISHLLGTGPKKGDPKFAAWDEEDSMVMSWLWNSMLYEIGDTCMFLPTAKDIWTTIQQSYSKTGDAALIYEIKTKISTTKQGNLSVTQYANLLQNLWQELDEYRCVQMLCSEDAATLKNFIEQDRVYDFVAGLNVEFDQVRVHILGKKRLSSLNETISLIRAAKNR, from the coding sequence ATGTCTGAAACTGAAACATCAGAAATCAACTCCAATACCAAATCAGAAGAGACCTCAAATATTCCACAAACAAGGGATTTGCAGAGTATCCAGGTAGCCTACAGGCTCAACGGAAAAAACTATTTGAAATGGTCACAATTTGTTCAAACATTTCTCAAAGGAAAGGGAGAAATCAGCCACTTGCTTGGAACTGGACCGAAAAAGGGAGATCCTAAATTCGCTGCTTGGGATGAAGAGGATTCTATGGTCATGTCATGGCTGTGGAACTCCATGTTATATGAAATAGGCGATACTTGCATGTTCCTACCAACAGCTAAAGATATATGGACTACTATTCAACAGTCCTATTCAAAGACAGGAGATGCTGCCCTAATCTATGAGATCAAAACAAAGATCTCAACCACTAAACAAGGCAACCTTTCTGTTACTCAATATGCCAATCTTCTGCAAAATCTGTGGCAGGAACTGGACGAATATCGGTGTGTTCAGATGTTATGTAGTGAAGATGCAGCCACCTTGAAAAACTTTATCGAACAGGATAGAGTTTATGACTTCGTTGCGGGTCTGAATGTGGAATTCGATCAGGTCAGAGTCCATATATTGGGGAAGAAAAGATTATCATCTCTGAATGAGACAATATCATTGATCCGAGCTGCAAAGAATAGGTGA